One stretch of Oryzias latipes chromosome 7, ASM223467v1 DNA includes these proteins:
- the LOC101156894 gene encoding uncharacterized protein LOC101156894 encodes MNVTNWNVSTPSGAEKAMTTTPTPLPSVVVSTQPHITFAPVVTTEAPSGPDSAIVGVVVVVILVTLVVFGVLLYRYFCHNKGDYRTTGELAPGDDPDESSNQTAGEKKEYFI; translated from the exons TAACAAATTGGAATGTCTCCACCCCCTCTGGAGCAGAAAAAGCAATGACTACAA cACCAACTCCACTGCCCTCTGTGGTAGTTTCTACACAACCACACATCACCTTCGCTCCAG TGGTAACAACAGAAGCTCCATCTGGTCCAGACTCTGCCATCGTCGGAG TGGTCGTAGTTGTCATCCTCGTGACGCTGGTCGTTTTCGGAGTCCTGCTGTATCGCTATTTCTGCCACAACAAAGGCGACTACAGGACAACGGGGGAGTTGGCTCCTGGAGATGATCCCGACGAGTCTAGCAACCAGACCGCGGGGGAGAAAAAGGAATACTTCATCTGA